The nucleotide sequence CCCTCTACGCCGCCTTCGCGGCCGCCGAGCGAACGGTCCGCACCCCGCTCATGGACCTGCGGATGCTCACCCGGCGGCCGGTCGTCGCGGGCTCGCTCCTCATGCTCGTCGCGACGGCGCTCCTGATCTCGTTCTTCTTCCTGGGCTCGGCGCAGCTCCAGCACGTCCACCACCTGGACGCCCTCCGCACCGGCCTCCTCTTCCTCCCCGTGGCGCTCACCACGGCGATCGGCGCCCACCTGGGCTCCCGCCTGGTGGCCACGGCAGGCCCCAGGGCCTGTGCCACGGGCGGCCTGGCGGTCGCCGCCCTCGGCTGTCTCCCGCTGACGTTCCTCGACCCCGGCTCCGGGCCCTGGACGACGCTCCTCCCGGCCCTCGCCACGGCGGCGTTCGGCCTCGGCGCGGTCTTCGTCACGGCGACCACGACCGCCCTGGGCCTGATCACCCCGCACGAGGCGGGCCTCGCCTCCGGCATCGTGAACACCTTCCACGAGCTGGGCGGTTCGATCGGTGTCGCGCTCGTCTCCACCCTCGCCCTGACGGCCACGGCGACCCCCACGCCGGGCGGCCTCACCGCCGCGTACACCCTCTGCACCGTCGCCGCGGCGGCGACGGCCCTGGCCGCGCCCCTCCTGATCCCCCGGGGCGTCCCGCGCCCGACGGGTGGCCCGCACGGGATGCACTGATGGGCCCGACAGGTGGTCAGAGCGGGGCCAGGACCATGAGGATCTCGTCGCGGTCGTCCCCGGGGCCGAGGCGCAGGGCGCCGGGCCAGCGCCCGATCTCCCGCCAGCCGAGGCGACCGTAGAAGGTCTCCAGCCCGACGCCGCCGCGGGCGGCGAGGCGAAGCTGTTCGAGGCCCATCTCGTCCCGGGCGATCCGCCGTACGTGCCGCACGAGCGCGGCCCCGATGCCCCGGCCGCGCAGCCCGGTCCGGGTCTGGACGTGGTGGAGCGTGCCCCAGTGGGCGACCAGCGCGAAGGGGTCACGGCGGACGTTCAGCCAGCCGGCGAGGTCCCCGCCGGCCGACGCGAGCACGAGCCGGCTGGTCTCCGGAGCGAGCCCCGCGACCAGGGAGTCGACGGCGGGGGAGACCTGACCGGCGTCGACGGGCGGGAAGGGGAAGCCCGCCGCCCCGCCGGCGTTGGTCACCTCCACCCAGCAGGCGACGAGCTCTCGCCGCAGTTCCGGTGAGACCTCGTCGGGGGTCGTGACCTGTCGCAGGTCGAGAGCGCTGTCGTCCATGCGGCGGATCCTCGCATCCGGCACGGACAGTGCCGGATGCGAGGAGCGGGCGCCGGTGCCGGATGCGAGCAGCGGGCGCCGGTGCCGGATGCGAGGAGCGGGCGCCGGTGCCGGTACCGGCGCCGCGACCCGGTGACGCCCCACGCCCCGCGCGTGCCCGGTCAGTCCTGGCTCGGGCCGCCTTCGTCCACCTGGCGGATGACCACCGGGTACTCCGGGGCGCCGGCCGGCTGCGGGCAGCGGGCCGCCTGCGCGGCGATCTCGGTGACGCGCTCGAGGGAGGCGCAGTCGACGAGCCAGTACCCCGCGATGACCTCCTTGGTCTCCGCGTACGGGCCGTCGGTGACGACCGGCTTGCCGTCGCCGTCCACCGACACGAACCGGGTGGTGGACGGGGCGGTGAGGCCCTGGGCGTCGATCAGCTCGCCGTTCGCCGTCAGTTCCTCGTTGATCGCGTTCATGTGCGCGAACATCGCCGTGAGATCCGACTTGCTCCAGGCCGGGCTGCTGTCGGTGGGACGGCCCACCATGGCCTCGTAGTCGGCCTGGGAGCCCTGCACCATCACCAGGTACTTCATGACGTCCTCCTCGCTTCCGATTCCGGTCTCCCCGGGGAGCCCCAGGGGGCCTCTCGCAGAACAGTCGGAGCCGCGGGCCGCTTCTCGACACCGCGCGGGCACCGGCCGGAAAACCCGGAGAAATCACCCGCCCGCACCATGATTCCGGTGTGAACCCCTTCAGCTACTCCGCCGCATTCATCACCTTCTTCTCCGTGGTCGGCCCCCCGAAGGTGCTCCTCGCCTTCGCCGGCCTCGCCCAGGTCCACCCCGCGCGCCAGATGCGGACCCTCGCCCTGATCTCCTCGGGCGTGGCCGTCCTCGTCGGCCTGGTCACCGGCATCACCGCCCCGTGGCTGCTGAACGTCTTCCACATCAGCACCCCGGCGCTCCAGCTCGCGGGCGGCATCATCTTCTTCATCTACGCCGTCGGACTCGTCCTCGGTCTCCACCTCGGCACCAGCCCGACCCACCAGGACGCCCCGGACCTGACCAGCGGCGTGCGCGAACTGCTCATGCCGTACGTCGTGAGCCCGCTCGCCATGACCGCCGTGCTCATCGAGGCGGCCGCCCGCGACTCCTTCAGCTGGCGCTCCACGGTCGTGGGCGCGTACGTCTCCGTCATCGCGATCGACCTGATCTGCGTGCTGGTGCTCGCGAAGATCCTGCGGCGCACCCACCACGCCACGATCGAGCTCCTCGGCCGCCTCCTGGGCCTGCTGCTCGCCGCCGTCGGCGTCGACCTGGTCCTCGACGGCCTCTCCGACCTGGGCATCCCGGGCCTGTACCTGCGGCACTGACCGTACGTGCGGCCTGACCGTACGTGCCGGACGGACCGTGAGTACGGCAGTGACCGTGAGTACGGCAGTGACCGTACGTACCCCACGGACCCTACGTACGGCACCGACCGCACCCGCGGCGCCGGCCGTCCCAGCCGGTCGAGGACACGAGGGAAACGGACTCAGCCCCCGCTCAACTCCCGCTCCAGCGGCGTCCGGAACCGGGGCGTCACCCGTACGCCGCCCACCCAGCCCGCGAGCCGCTCCGCCTCCGCCGCGATGGCCCGCTCCGCCGCCGCGCCCACGTCGGTGAGCAGCCGGTGGACGATCTCGCCGTCCGGGCGCTGCGCCCAGCCCCCGACGACCCGGCCGTTCCACCACACGGTGGGCCCGATGTTCCCGCTACGGTCGTACAGCGCCGCCCGGTGCTCCGGGTCCAGGTACCAGTCGCGGGCCTGCCAGCCCATCGGCGTCGGGTCGAGCGCGGGCAGCAGCGCGGCCCAGGGCTCCGCGTCCGCTCCCGACTCCGGATCCGGTACGGGGTCGACGTCGTCCGGCAGGACGAAACCGGTGCCTTCGTCGAGCGTCACCCGGACCGCGCCCACCGAGGCGAGCGCGCCCCGCACGTCCGTCACCTTCCACCCGGTCCACCATTTCAGATCCGCCTCGGTCGCCGGCCCGCAGGCCGCCAGCCA is from Streptomyces venezuelae ATCC 10712 and encodes:
- a CDS encoding GNAT family N-acetyltransferase, whose product is MDDSALDLRQVTTPDEVSPELRRELVACWVEVTNAGGAAGFPFPPVDAGQVSPAVDSLVAGLAPETSRLVLASAGGDLAGWLNVRRDPFALVAHWGTLHHVQTRTGLRGRGIGAALVRHVRRIARDEMGLEQLRLAARGGVGLETFYGRLGWREIGRWPGALRLGPGDDRDEILMVLAPL
- a CDS encoding YciI family protein, which encodes MKYLVMVQGSQADYEAMVGRPTDSSPAWSKSDLTAMFAHMNAINEELTANGELIDAQGLTAPSTTRFVSVDGDGKPVVTDGPYAETKEVIAGYWLVDCASLERVTEIAAQAARCPQPAGAPEYPVVIRQVDEGGPSQD
- a CDS encoding MarC family protein, which produces MNPFSYSAAFITFFSVVGPPKVLLAFAGLAQVHPARQMRTLALISSGVAVLVGLVTGITAPWLLNVFHISTPALQLAGGIIFFIYAVGLVLGLHLGTSPTHQDAPDLTSGVRELLMPYVVSPLAMTAVLIEAAARDSFSWRSTVVGAYVSVIAIDLICVLVLAKILRRTHHATIELLGRLLGLLLAAVGVDLVLDGLSDLGIPGLYLRH